In Elephas maximus indicus isolate mEleMax1 chromosome 4, mEleMax1 primary haplotype, whole genome shotgun sequence, a genomic segment contains:
- the LOC126074707 gene encoding olfactory receptor 8S1-like yields the protein MASQNHSTITEFILLGLSAGPKIQALLFVLFLGIYLLTMMGNLMMLLVIRTDSCLHTPMYFFLSHLSFIDLCFSSVTLPKMLENLLSQKKTISVRACLVQIFLVLITGGTEICLLSVMAYDRYAAICHPLLYDQMMSKQWCVQLLWGSWALDFLINVPLAMIMDFCDTYIIPHYSCELSSIFLLSCSDVSTNFLVMLCSTIPHGLITFLSIFFSYIHITFTILSITSTSARNKVFSTCSSYLTAVIFFYGSGFLRYFMPASGSPLELVFSVQYSVITPMLNPLIYSLKNKEVKAGVRRTLGKYLPCFQ from the coding sequence ATGGCCTCACAGAACCACAGCACCATCACCGAGTTCATCCTCCTTGGGCTGTCTGCTGGCCCCAAGATACAAGCTCTACTCTTTGTGCTCTTCCTGGGAATTTACCTCCTGACCATGATGGGGAACCTGATGATGCTGCTGGTCATCAGGACTGATTCTTgcctccacacacccatgtacttcttcctgagTCACCTCTCTTTTATTGATCTCTGCTTCTCTTCAGTCACGTTGCCCAAGATGCTGGAGAACcttctgtctcagaagaaaactATCTCAGTAAGGGCCTGCCTGGTTCAAATATTCCTTGTGCTTATCACTGGAGGGACTGAAATCTGTCTTCTctcagtgatggcctatgaccgctatgctgCCATCTGCCACCCTCTGCTCTATGACCAGATGATGAGTAAACAGTGGTGTGTGCAGCTTCTGTGGGGCTCATGGGCCCTGGACTTTCTAATCAATGTCCCTCTGGCAATGATAATGGACTTCTGTGATACCTACATCATCCCACACTACAGCTGTGAGTTGTCCTCTATCTTCCTTCTGTCTTGCTCTGATGTCTCCACCAACTTCCTTGTCATGCTCTGTTCCACCATCCCACATGGACTGATAACTTTCCTTTCAATCTTTTTCTCCTACATTCACATCACCTTCACCATCCTTAGTATCACCTCCACTTCTGCCAGAAACAAGGTGTTCTCCACGTGCTCCTCCTACCTCACTGCCGTGATCTTCTTCTATGGGTCAGGATTTCTCCGCTATTTCATGCCAGCCTCAGGCTCGCCCCTTGAGTTGGTCTTCTCTGTGCAGTAcagtgtgatcactcccatgctAAACCCCCTCATCTACAGCCTGAAGAACAAGGAGGTAAAGGCGGGTGTGAGAAGAACACTGGGAAAGTATTTACCATGTTTTCAGTAG